The proteins below come from a single Eucalyptus grandis isolate ANBG69807.140 chromosome 3, ASM1654582v1, whole genome shotgun sequence genomic window:
- the LOC104436675 gene encoding NHP2-like protein 1 — protein MTGEAVNPKAYPLADAQLSITILDLVQQAANYKQLKKGANEATKTLNRGISEFIVMAADTEPLEILLHLPLLAEDKNVPYVFVPSKQALGRACGVTRPVIACSVTTNEGSQLKSQIQQLKDAIEKLLI, from the exons ATG ACGGGCGAAGCGGTGAACCCGAAGGCTTATCCCCTCGCGGACGCTCAGCTCTCCATCACCATACTCGATCTCGTCCAGCAGGCTGCTAATTACAAGCAGCTCAAGAAGGGCGCCAACGAAG CTACGAAGACGCTGAACAGGGGTATCTCTGAGTTCATAGTGATGGCTGCGGACACCGAGCCGCTCGAGATCCTCCTCCATCTTCCGTTGCTTGCTGAGGATAAG AATGTGCCCTATGTGTTTGTGCCCTCAAAGCAAGCACTTGGCCGAGCATGCGGGGTCACAAGACCTGTCATTGCCTGTTCCGTGACCACAAATGAAGGAAGCCAGTTAAAGTCTCAGATACAGCAACTCAAG GATGCAATCGAGAAGCTCTTGATTTGA